The Petropleomorpha daqingensis genome includes a window with the following:
- a CDS encoding phosphatase PAP2 family protein, with amino-acid sequence MATLPPAATAAGTVARPAPPALRRVRRRRRPSGEPPPLPRHLAKSGKWWLVASGVVVLAWIAVWATGSVSVFDLADTRVLQAFESIRSPALTRVATVTGVLATPAALQVIWLANLVALIVIRRWRHLFVWLGTGLLVVVLASGMALALQRPRPFEVEILGRWAGFSMPSLPMTVLAAFLVSTVYALVPAGRHRTEGKWIVLGLLVVTAVSRLYTAQDHPTDIAAAVILGVALPLAAFRLLTPNDVYPVRYRRGRAAHLDVTGPRGDAIVRALQDQLGLLATSVTPFGLSGSGGSTPLKITVKSEDGESTVFGKLYAATHVRSDRWYKLGRTLLYGRLEDEQPYHSVRRLVQYEDYVLRLLDDAGLPVGRPLGIVEITPEREYLLVNEFVLGSTEIGDAEIDEGIIDQGLAIVRRMWEVGVAHRDIKPANLLVRDGQLVVIDTAFAEVRPSPWRQAVDLANMMLVLGLRTDARRVYDRAVRQFTDEEIAEAFAATRGLTMPTQLRRMLRQQGRDLHAEFLALLPYRLPPVRIQRWSWRRVGLTVATLLVLLLAVLIAVPLLTGSPL; translated from the coding sequence ATGGCGACGCTGCCGCCGGCAGCGACCGCGGCGGGGACGGTCGCGCGGCCCGCACCTCCCGCGCTGCGCCGCGTCCGCCGCCGGCGCCGTCCCTCCGGTGAGCCCCCGCCGCTGCCGCGTCACCTGGCGAAGTCCGGCAAGTGGTGGCTGGTCGCCTCCGGCGTCGTCGTCCTGGCCTGGATCGCCGTCTGGGCCACCGGCAGCGTCTCGGTGTTCGACCTCGCCGACACCCGGGTGCTGCAGGCGTTCGAGAGCATCCGGTCCCCCGCGCTGACCCGCGTGGCCACCGTCACCGGGGTGCTCGCCACCCCCGCCGCGCTGCAGGTCATCTGGCTGGCCAACCTCGTGGCCCTGATCGTCATCCGGCGGTGGCGGCACCTGTTCGTGTGGCTGGGGACCGGGCTGCTGGTCGTCGTCCTCGCCTCGGGCATGGCCCTGGCGCTGCAACGTCCGCGGCCGTTCGAGGTCGAGATCCTCGGCAGGTGGGCCGGGTTCTCCATGCCCTCCCTGCCCATGACGGTCCTGGCGGCCTTCCTGGTCAGCACCGTGTACGCGCTCGTGCCCGCCGGCCGGCACCGGACCGAGGGCAAGTGGATCGTCCTCGGGCTGCTCGTGGTCACCGCGGTGTCGCGGCTCTACACCGCCCAGGACCACCCCACCGACATCGCCGCGGCGGTCATCCTCGGCGTCGCACTGCCGCTGGCCGCGTTCCGGCTGCTGACCCCGAACGACGTGTACCCGGTGCGCTACCGGCGGGGCCGGGCCGCCCACCTCGACGTGACGGGGCCGCGTGGTGACGCCATCGTCCGGGCGCTGCAGGACCAGCTGGGCCTGCTGGCCACCTCGGTGACGCCCTTCGGCCTCTCGGGCTCCGGGGGCTCGACGCCGCTGAAGATCACGGTGAAGTCCGAGGACGGCGAGAGCACCGTGTTCGGCAAGCTGTACGCGGCGACGCACGTGCGGTCCGACCGCTGGTACAAGCTCGGCCGCACGCTGCTCTACGGCCGGCTGGAGGACGAGCAGCCGTACCACAGCGTCCGCCGGCTGGTGCAGTACGAGGACTACGTCCTGCGACTGCTCGACGACGCCGGGCTGCCGGTCGGCCGCCCCCTCGGCATCGTCGAGATCACCCCCGAGCGGGAGTACCTGCTCGTCAACGAGTTCGTCCTCGGCTCCACCGAGATCGGGGACGCGGAGATCGACGAGGGGATCATCGACCAGGGGCTGGCCATCGTCCGCCGGATGTGGGAGGTCGGTGTCGCCCACCGCGACATCAAGCCGGCCAACCTGCTGGTCCGCGACGGCCAGCTGGTGGTCATCGACACCGCCTTCGCCGAGGTCCGGCCCAGCCCGTGGCGGCAGGCGGTGGACCTCGCGAACATGATGCTGGTCCTGGGCCTGCGCACCGACGCCCGGCGCGTGTACGACCGGGCGGTCCGGCAGTTCACCGACGAGGAGATCGCCGAGGCCTTCGCCGCCACCCGCGGCCTGACGATGCCGACCCAGCTGCGCCGGATGCTGCGCCAGCAGGGCCGCGACCTGCACGCGGAGTTCCTCGCGCTGCTGCCCTACCGGCTCCCGCCGGTGCGCATCCAGCGGTGGAGCTGGCGCCGGGTGGGCCTGACCGTGGCCACGCTGCTCGTCCTGCTGCTCGCCGTCCTGATCGCCGTGCCGCTGCTGACGGGGTCACCGCTGTGA
- a CDS encoding lysylphosphatidylglycerol synthase transmembrane domain-containing protein has protein sequence MTAVETPARPARKPLWRRLIGPLFSLVLVAAVYFWFLPQFTSLSDVWAAIRAMSPVEIGVLVLAAIWNLATYQFVMVSTMPGLTLRQATVSTETTTAVSNTLVGGAAIAVGLTYTMNSSWGFSRNRTSVMLLVSGLWNNFAKLGLPVLALALLAFQTRPEPGRLLAGLLGLAGLVAGALALWLLLRSRESAAKLGRGMARVVNVLLRPLHRPPVEGWDRATTKFRDRTVLLLRARWHWISLATLVSHLSLFLVLLLALRFCGVGADQVGWVEALVVFAFSRLLTAIPFTPGGLGIIELAMITGLSAAGGDRPAVAAGVLVFRVLTYVLPIPLGVLTYVFWQRNKSWRRPPNGAPRTPLVPESA, from the coding sequence GTGACCGCCGTCGAGACCCCTGCGCGGCCCGCCCGCAAGCCGCTGTGGCGGCGGCTGATCGGCCCGCTGTTCTCGCTGGTCCTGGTCGCGGCAGTCTACTTCTGGTTCCTGCCGCAGTTCACCAGCCTGTCCGACGTCTGGGCCGCGATCCGGGCGATGAGCCCGGTGGAGATCGGCGTCCTGGTGCTCGCGGCGATCTGGAACCTGGCGACCTACCAGTTCGTCATGGTCTCGACCATGCCCGGGCTGACCCTGCGGCAGGCGACGGTCTCCACCGAGACGACGACCGCGGTCTCGAACACCCTGGTCGGCGGGGCCGCGATCGCGGTCGGCCTCACCTACACGATGAACTCCTCGTGGGGGTTCTCGCGCAACCGCACGTCGGTGATGCTGCTGGTGTCCGGGCTCTGGAACAACTTCGCCAAGCTCGGGCTGCCGGTGCTGGCGCTCGCGCTGCTGGCCTTCCAGACGCGCCCCGAGCCGGGGCGGCTGCTCGCCGGCCTGCTCGGGCTGGCGGGGCTGGTCGCCGGCGCGCTCGCCCTGTGGCTGCTGCTGCGCAGCCGGGAGAGCGCGGCGAAGCTGGGCCGCGGCATGGCCCGCGTGGTGAACGTGCTGCTGCGCCCCCTGCACCGGCCGCCCGTCGAGGGCTGGGACCGCGCGACGACGAAGTTCCGCGACCGCACCGTGCTGCTGCTGCGCGCCCGCTGGCACTGGATCAGCCTCGCCACCCTGGTCAGCCACCTGTCGCTGTTCCTCGTGCTGCTGCTCGCGCTGCGGTTCTGCGGGGTCGGCGCCGACCAGGTCGGCTGGGTCGAGGCGCTGGTGGTGTTCGCCTTCTCGCGGCTGCTGACCGCGATCCCGTTCACGCCGGGCGGTCTGGGGATCATCGAGCTCGCGATGATCACCGGGCTGTCCGCCGCGGGCGGCGACCGCCCGGCGGTCGCGGCCGGCGTGCTGGTCTTCCGCGTGCTCACCTACGTGCTGCCCATCCCGCTGGGCGTGCTCACGTACGTCTTCTGGCAGCGCAACAAGTCGTGGCGGCGGCCGCCGAACGGTGCGCCGCGCACCCCGCTGGTGCCGGAGTCGGCGTGA
- a CDS encoding PHA/PHB synthase family protein: MTQVAPEKSGSRTSPKAENGRAAGTTDATTTEGRERPATSPAAPSSEPTPEAAEAVMGLDMVLVDGARGPLRRFVPPARTTLAFAKGLVAKPDVVGKRARYLVRELGRIGVGRSEVEPNRKDKRFADPAWTGNPLLHRLMQAHIATAQTAAKLVDDADLGWQDDERIRFTLTNVVDALAPSNTPINPLLWKAVIDTGGKSAVRGVRRAVRDLVSPPRVPSMVEPDAFTVGEDLAVTPGAVVFRSEVFELIQYRPTTPQVRAVPLLMVPPTINKFYIADLAPGRSIVEHYVSSGQQVFMISWRNPDERHADWGLSTYGRAVLDALDAVEQATGSRQASLQAFCSGGIITAMTLAHLAAQGRLDRIAAASFAVTVLDWARAGTVGALMDPEAVREATERSRKKGYLDGGSLAEVFAWLRPNDLVWSYWVNNYLQGKPPAAFDILYWNADTTRMSAALHRDFIDLALANALTEPGAATMLGTPVDLSTVDVDTYVTAGIADHLCPWQSCYRTTQLLGGESRFILSTNGHIASLVNPPTNPKSTFQVAPSTPASPDEWLAQAETTKGSWWPDYMAWLGERSGEEIPAPETLGGDLEVLGDAPGTYVFDE; encoded by the coding sequence ATGACCCAGGTCGCGCCCGAGAAGAGCGGCAGTCGGACCTCACCGAAGGCGGAGAACGGCAGAGCGGCGGGCACCACCGACGCGACGACGACCGAGGGCCGCGAGCGGCCGGCGACCTCACCGGCGGCCCCGTCGTCCGAGCCCACGCCGGAGGCCGCCGAGGCGGTCATGGGGCTGGACATGGTGCTGGTGGACGGCGCCCGCGGACCCCTCCGCCGCTTCGTGCCACCCGCCCGGACGACGCTGGCCTTCGCAAAGGGCCTGGTCGCCAAGCCCGACGTGGTCGGCAAGCGGGCCCGCTACCTGGTGCGCGAGCTGGGCCGGATCGGCGTGGGCCGCTCGGAGGTCGAGCCGAACCGCAAGGACAAGCGCTTCGCCGACCCCGCCTGGACCGGCAACCCGCTGCTGCACCGGCTGATGCAGGCGCACATCGCGACCGCGCAGACCGCCGCCAAGCTGGTGGACGACGCCGACCTCGGCTGGCAGGACGACGAGCGCATCCGCTTCACGCTGACGAACGTGGTCGACGCCCTGGCGCCGAGCAACACACCGATCAACCCGCTGCTGTGGAAGGCGGTCATCGACACCGGCGGCAAGAGCGCCGTGCGGGGGGTCCGGCGGGCGGTCCGCGACCTGGTCTCGCCGCCGCGGGTGCCCTCGATGGTCGAGCCCGACGCGTTCACCGTGGGCGAGGACCTCGCCGTCACGCCCGGCGCCGTCGTCTTCCGCAGCGAGGTCTTCGAGCTGATCCAGTACCGGCCGACGACGCCGCAGGTCCGCGCCGTGCCGCTGCTGATGGTGCCGCCGACGATCAACAAGTTCTACATCGCCGACCTCGCGCCGGGCCGCAGCATCGTCGAGCACTACGTGAGCAGCGGCCAGCAGGTCTTCATGATCTCGTGGCGCAACCCCGACGAGCGGCACGCCGACTGGGGGCTTTCCACCTACGGCCGCGCCGTCCTCGACGCGCTGGACGCCGTCGAGCAGGCCACCGGCAGCCGGCAGGCGTCGCTGCAGGCCTTCTGCTCCGGCGGCATCATCACCGCGATGACGCTGGCCCACCTGGCCGCGCAGGGCCGGCTCGACCGGATCGCCGCGGCCAGCTTCGCCGTCACCGTCCTCGACTGGGCCCGGGCCGGCACCGTCGGCGCGCTGATGGACCCGGAGGCGGTCCGCGAGGCGACGGAGCGGTCGCGGAAGAAGGGCTACCTGGACGGCGGCTCGCTGGCGGAGGTGTTCGCCTGGCTGCGGCCCAACGACCTGGTGTGGAGCTACTGGGTCAACAACTATCTGCAGGGAAAGCCGCCCGCGGCGTTCGACATCCTGTACTGGAACGCCGATACCACTCGCATGAGTGCAGCGCTGCACCGCGACTTCATCGACCTGGCGCTCGCCAACGCCCTGACCGAACCCGGTGCCGCCACCATGCTCGGCACCCCGGTCGACCTCTCCACCGTCGACGTCGACACCTACGTCACCGCCGGCATCGCCGACCACCTCTGCCCGTGGCAGTCCTGCTACCGGACCACTCAGCTGCTCGGCGGCGAGAGCCGGTTCATCCTGTCCACGAACGGGCACATCGCCTCGCTGGTGAACCCGCCGACCAACCCGAAGTCCACGTTCCAGGTGGCCCCCTCCACGCCGGCGAGCCCCGACGAGTGGCTGGCGCAGGCGGAGACGACCAAGGGCTCGTGGTGGCCGGACTACATGGCCTGGCTCGGCGAGCGCTCGGGGGAGGAGATCCCCGCACCGGAGACCCTCGGCGGCGACCTCGAGGTGCTCGGCGACGCA
- a CDS encoding ABC transporter substrate-binding protein: protein MRARRASCAVVAAVLAGVVGCTGGTPQRAAPPSDGTIRFVAYDFSENQVLVEVYAEAVRRTGLPVTVDRAGATREVVEPALEQGVVDVVIDYLGTVTQFALRQEVRGRPPEEVRTELEQALGPRGVTVLDPAPAEDQNGFAVSSTFAGEHHVGRLSELAPLAPDLVFGGPPECPDRPLCLPGLEEVYGIRFKEVRSMPSREATVEALQVGDIDVGLLETTDARRFSAPIILLIDDLGLQPHENVVPLVRTAVLDRWGDRLRRALDETSARLTAQEVVALNRAVDIDDLTPQEAAKQWWERQ from the coding sequence GTGCGTGCTCGCCGGGCGTCCTGCGCGGTGGTCGCGGCCGTCCTCGCGGGGGTCGTCGGCTGCACCGGCGGCACGCCCCAGCGGGCCGCGCCGCCGTCCGACGGGACGATCCGGTTCGTCGCCTACGACTTCTCCGAGAACCAGGTCCTGGTCGAGGTCTACGCCGAGGCGGTGCGCCGGACCGGCCTGCCGGTGACCGTCGACCGGGCCGGCGCGACCCGGGAGGTCGTGGAGCCGGCGCTCGAGCAGGGCGTGGTCGACGTCGTCATCGACTACCTGGGCACCGTCACCCAGTTCGCGCTGCGGCAGGAGGTCCGCGGCCGGCCGCCCGAGGAGGTGCGGACCGAGCTGGAGCAGGCGCTCGGCCCGCGGGGGGTCACGGTGCTGGACCCGGCACCGGCCGAGGACCAGAACGGCTTCGCGGTGTCGAGCACCTTCGCCGGCGAGCACCACGTCGGCCGGCTCTCGGAGCTGGCCCCGCTCGCCCCCGACCTGGTCTTCGGCGGCCCACCCGAGTGCCCCGACCGGCCGCTGTGCCTGCCCGGGCTGGAGGAGGTCTACGGCATCCGGTTCAAGGAGGTGCGCAGCATGCCCTCGCGCGAGGCGACCGTGGAGGCGCTGCAGGTCGGCGACATCGACGTCGGGCTGCTGGAGACCACCGACGCCCGCCGGTTCTCCGCGCCGATCATCCTGCTCATCGACGATCTGGGGCTCCAGCCGCACGAGAACGTCGTCCCGCTGGTCCGCACCGCCGTCCTGGACCGGTGGGGCGACCGGCTGCGCAGGGCCCTGGACGAGACCAGCGCGCGGCTGACCGCCCAGGAGGTGGTGGCGCTCAACCGTGCCGTCGACATCGACGACCTCACCCCGCAGGAAGCCGCCAAGCAGTGGTGGGAACGCCAGTGA
- a CDS encoding phosphatase PAP2 family protein, translating into MTTTAPPRPRSVVRGPRDVVLLLAGVLVLVLVSVPVYGGRVTGAEAAVFRVVDAVPLPIAAVWPVMQLGNFLVVPVAALVAAAFRRWRLAAELLLAGAGVYVLAKVVKGIVVRGRPDALLDDVVVRGAPALGRGFVSGHAAVVTALLVVAWPWLPRPGRVVCAVLAVLVCLARVQVAAHLPLDVVGGAALGLAVAGAVRLLLGRPAPAVVE; encoded by the coding sequence GTGACGACGACGGCGCCGCCGCGACCGCGGTCGGTCGTCCGCGGCCCGCGGGACGTCGTCCTGCTCCTCGCCGGCGTCCTCGTACTGGTGCTCGTCTCCGTCCCGGTCTACGGCGGCCGGGTGACCGGCGCGGAGGCCGCCGTCTTCCGGGTGGTCGACGCCGTGCCGTTGCCGATCGCCGCGGTCTGGCCGGTCATGCAGCTGGGCAACTTCCTCGTGGTGCCGGTCGCCGCGCTCGTCGCCGCGGCGTTCCGGCGGTGGCGGCTCGCGGCCGAGCTGCTGCTCGCCGGGGCCGGGGTCTACGTCCTCGCCAAGGTGGTGAAGGGCATCGTCGTCCGGGGCCGGCCGGACGCCCTGCTCGACGACGTCGTCGTCCGCGGCGCCCCGGCGCTGGGCCGGGGCTTCGTCTCCGGGCACGCGGCGGTCGTGACCGCGCTGCTGGTCGTGGCGTGGCCGTGGCTGCCGCGTCCCGGCCGGGTGGTCTGCGCCGTGCTCGCCGTCCTCGTCTGCCTCGCCCGCGTCCAGGTGGCCGCGCACCTGCCGCTGGACGTCGTCGGGGGCGCCGCGCTCGGCCTGGCCGTCGCCGGGGCGGTGCGCCTGCTGCTCGGCCGCCCGGCACCGGCTGTGGTTGAGTGA